The Citrus sinensis cultivar Valencia sweet orange chromosome 4, DVS_A1.0, whole genome shotgun sequence DNA segment tAGTATCAGTAACCTACTTATCTGAATTCAGGCGAGTTGGTTCACTAAGTTTGGGGTTTTTATTATTGCAGTTTTTATggaaacagaagaaaaattgTGCTtatattcttttgaattaaagttgaTACATTTTGGCAGCTGAAAAAACATGATTCATAGGATTcacttttcttatctttttcttgttataTGGATATCGGGAAACTGGAAAGGGTTTGGTTTGTTGAATGACTTGATAAGAATGTGTTCTGGACTTTTTAGATGGTAAAGCCAAAGGGGAGAAAAGGGCAAAGGGATCTAAAATAGGTAGTTCTCCAAGGAAAAGGCTAGGTGATATAAGCAACATGCAACAGCTGCCAAAACCGTCGAACCAAGAAGCAAAGCCACAGCAGACCTTTTCAGTTGTAACTTCAGACTACATCGACAAGCTTCATAAGGTATACTTTTATAGGGCTTAACTTCTCTCTCTATATTATGCATGAATACGTggatattttactttttgctTACTCATTGAGATATTATTCTGAATCTTTCTTACAGGAAAATATGACCCTGATGAAAGTTCTCACAGATAGAAAGTATCCTCTTTGacctatcttttttttttcctgcacATTTATTTACATGTTGTGATTTGGGGCCAAGAATTCTCTCATGCCCCCTGTGGTGAATCTTTGATGGCCATCTGGGTGAGTAGGTTCTGTATCATGGGACACAAAGTGAAATTTTGAGCGTCTTGGGGTTTATGTGTCATCAGAATTCAAAGGTGtgtctttttcttgtttgtctGCAGTGGGAGGCTGCAGACCTTGAAGTGAAGCTTTGGTCGGGGTTTTGGGGGGTTTATTAAAAGAACTTCTGGCCTAAACATGtcatactttttatttttatttttttcaccaaTGGTGAATTTCCATGTTAATTGTTTTCTCTatgtgtaaaaaattatatggatTTCTTATCAAATGAATGCTGTGATTTGGTTTTGTTACATATACTTTGTGCATTGTTCTCCTTCATTCTGGTTGGCAGTAAAATCATTGAGCTGAGTGGGATTGAGCTACAGAAGTTGAGAATCAATTTGCAGAAAGTGCAGCAGCAGAATTTGCTGCTTGCCCAAGCAAACAGCCAGATGTTGGCGGTACCTTTCCTTTTGCTTTCTGATTATATATTTCTCAGTTACACTTTGCTGTTTAGTAGTTATGTAAAGACCGTATGAAATGTTATGAAGTTGTTCAGGGGtttgatatttgattttgattttgcagGAGCTTAATTCAGGTAAAGACAAGGTAAGCTTTGTTCACCTCCaagttttgttgttttatttttaattttctatttatttatttatttttggttcctATAGTTTCCGTACATTGACATTGAACTCCTCTGAATTTCAGCTGAAGGCACTTCAGCATGAGCTTGGATGCAAAAATGCCTTGGTTAAAGCtagaaaatttgttttagaggTCATTTTCATAGttattttctcatttgattGCATATAGCTGAGGTATTTATATTAGCTTTTAGTATCGACTGacaaatttcctttttctattGCGCAGGGTAAAGCAATAACTGTGACATGTGCTACTTCTGAAAACCAGGTAAGaatcaaagaaatttattaatctaaaCTAATCTTTCATCATGAATATGTTGTTATTTACACTTTTTCTCCTACAATTTTAAGGTACTAGCAGATAAGCAAGATGAAGCCGGCAAATTCATCGAAGAACAGGAAGTAGACAATAAAAGGAGTAATACCAGGAGGAGGGGACGGCCTTCCAAAAACAAATGTAGCTTGTTTATCAGCTGttttattctcaatttcagaaaatttttgtcatattgaatctttttcatttgtgaTCTTCATGTAGCTTTGGATTCTTCTACTGTTAAAGCAGTCCAAGCTGGAGAGAAAATTGATAACAAGAGGTTTGTTTCTGCATAAATCTACTGTAGGCagtttaaatttctaaatccTTTTTTCATATTGAGTTTCAACATGAATAAAAACGTTAAGACAAATGAAACTTGATTCCATGTTCTTGTAACAGGCCTTGTTTAAGAAGGCGGTCTGCTAAGTTTAATTCGGAAGAGGCAGAATCAACAGAAGAGAGGCTTTGCTTAAGAAAGCAGTCTGCTAGGATTAAATCTGAAGAGGCAGAGCCAATAGATGAGAGGTGGTTTGTTTTgcaatttgaatttataagtGACacttccattttcattttatctaaaaaataataataataaaacaaatgagGTTTTCATGCTTCTCCCCTCTTCTTTTGATAGGCTTTCTTCAAGAAGGAAGTCCGCTAGTTTTCAATATGAAGAACCAGAGCAAACTGAGAAGAGGTTTATTGTCTATATTTTACTGGTCCTGTGCAATTTTGATACTTAATtgttgttttgattttaagatttttgtaGTGTGTTCAGGAAAGtaaaaaagttttattctctcttaattgttttattatttaaattttcgaCAGGGTGGTTCGTACAAGAAGGCAATCTGCTAGGTTTAAATCTGAAGAACCGGCACCTACTGAAGATTTATTTGAGATAGATGAAGCTAAATTTCCAGCTTCTCCTCTGTGTGATGAACAAGTACATGAGAATGGTGTGACATCTTCGAATTTATCAGTGAAAACAGAGCAAGAAGAAGGAAACGGTGCTGTAAAAGATGAAACTCAAGGAACTACAAGATATTCTGGAAGGCCCTCCCGTCAAGCAGCTGTAAAGGTGCAGTCCTACAAGGAAATTCCACTTAATGCGAAGATGCGCAGAAAAGAGTGAGTTGTCTTTTATCCAATTGACCCTCCATTCTTTGAGTTGTATGGTAGAAGAAATTTGAGAAACACTAATATCTGCATGCTGCGCTTTTTGTGCCCtgcattattgttgtttttgtaCCATATGTTATAGTGACTTTAACTCGCTGTAAATCGCTAAGCTCTAGTATGTCTTCTCTGTTATAGCCATCAATGGATACAAGTAAGAAATGCAGAAAATGACCTCAGTTAGTTCGTTACTCAACTTCTTTCCACATTCTTAAAGCAAATATTAGCCTTATTTTGGGCATATAGAACAGCTTAGAGGCTTGTATGTCTTCCAATTATTAGAGTTTGAAATCCTACTAATCAATTTCTTGCTATCGATGATGTTTATGTTTTTCATTGTGAAAAAGCTGAAGATAGATACTTTACATGATCTCATTGATGCGATCGTTGACTCGGCAACAATTGTAGATTGTGTAATGAGTAATCATTAATGTGAGTGAGTCACACTAGTTAGGACATAAGCTTTGTATCTCGATTATGCATTCAAGGTGATATTGTTTCTTTGGAAGTCAAAAGACCACACCCAAATTATGCTCAACTCAATTGCGAGCTGAAAATAGTCACCTGAAACTGAAGTTAAGTACACTATAAGTTAACCTAATTGTACAGCACTTGCATTATGATAGGACAGATTGAGATGTGAGATtgcaaaatttgaatattctATCACTAATAGATTTTTTGTCGAATCGTGTCCAAAAATCACATTAGATCACCACTAGTATGCATGTTCTTTTCCCCCTGAACTTTATATACAATATTAGCTGCTGGTACATTTGTAAATCTGTAATGATTCGAAGAtacataaaaccaaaaaaaagaaaggggggggggggggggggaggggaaGGCAAAGAAAAGGTGACAAAAATGTCCAATtcagaaaaagaaagggaCAAGTTGGTCCAGCACCCATCAAAATCTCTCACatgcaaagaagaaaaagtagtTAAGGTGACAAAAAGGAAGAGATTTTCACATCATTTGCTTACAGCTTTTTGTGCTATGAAACCGCGTCGCTGCACGAAGATAGaagaagggaaaaataaaaaaataaaaaaataaaaacttaaatttggGTATTTGAAAATGGGGGAACCttaggtgcaactgtggcaccgtgccacagttaCATCTAACCGTTGGATGTCAGTGGATCCCATCAATTCAACTGCATCCAACGGTtagatgcaactgtggcacgatGCTACAGTTGCACCGTAGCCTAATCCTTGAAAATGGTTGCCAATCAGacttttgaaaagaatttatgAATGCTGttgatattataattgtgaATACGATATTTTTTGGGATATCATATCTTATCGTTTAGTAAGGATTGTGAAGGTAGGGATTCGAGTTCTCATAAATTCAAAACtttctcaattaaaaattatgtatgaTTGTAtggaatttatttataagtttttctttcttgtgaAATATGAGTGGACTAAAAACATTTCTCGTCTGTGAAAGTTATTTGTTTAGACATGTACTTCACAGATTTAATATAACAATATAAGTTTCATCAcatatttaatgtaataatataagtttcaGTTAAATAAATCTGATTGAATATTTGTATAATATAGTAATATGATGtgcaattaatattaaaaaaatcattaaactatcatattttattaaatttttattgatttttaaccATGCGAGAACGTCTAAGTTGTAAGGTTCGAATACGTTAAAtaagtatatattaattggaCTTTGGTATGACTGTGACGTATAATGTCATAGaagatggaattttttttgtttttttttcccctaacattcaattttgtaagaTACTAATCGTATGCACAATGTGTCACAATGTGATTGCACCACTCAAAAGAGAACCCcacaaacacaaaataaaaaaaaataaaaaataaaaaaactctgTAGAAGTGAAGTGAAAAGCGAACGTGAGAGCGTGGGCCGTGGGGTGCAGTGCACGATAATTTTGATCGAGTGTGGACCCCACACGCAAATGCATGGATGTGCAAAATcttctaatttgtttttgtttttttttttcaaagtttttttttttttttttttttggtcaagtGGAAAGCAAATCAAAGCAGGCCGTTAAACTTGTTTTTCGGTTTGGAATCAATGTGGTTAGAAAATCAATTAGAAAATggtttttaaagaattaatttggTGTGTGTTTTTGTCCCAAAATATGGGTCCATTTAGACCCCACCACATATCTACTTTGCCCACCATTTTTGGTGGGAAAATGTTTTCTCCCGCGCGCGTTTCTCTGACTGCTTCGAAGAAAACGACTGCTtctaagttttttattttgaaatcgATTCTGCTCCAACTTGTTTAACAAttcaacatatatatatagtaattttCTACTctagaattttaaagtactgaaaagttcaaaaaaaatttaaaattatatggttttaaaatatttataaattaacactttaaaattatatggttttaaaatttttccgcactttaaaattttagattgaaaaatttctctctttatatatatatatatatataaattatgtaatacTGTTTTATTCTCTTAAAAACCTTCCTCGTCTAATCgacctttattttttattattattcaaacttTAATGACTATTgacacaaaatatatttacgtTACGATCATTTAAACCACATTTCAAGGACAAATATTTTTACCTGTATCATCAACACGCTGAATGCGACATAATCATTTTTGAAGATACCTAAATGATATAATGTgcatgtaataatataaaaggaTTCTTGGCCTTTTTGCAAATCTTACatgtcaaaagaaaatttcagtAGATACTACTGAATAATTCTGTTCAATCAAAGACAATTTCCTCTTTAgtagtcaaaaaggaaacctAAGCTTGTTCTCTCAACGGCacaaaaaaagtattatagaTAAGATAGCCATCATCATTCTTCTACCgctacttttttcttctttttttcttttgaaggtaaaaaaataaaaaataaaaaagtatagtctaatgaaaaattaacattataatATGGTGTCaatcattttaattgttaacGGCATTTCTCGGGGTCTAAATTGAGACCGTGACGAGAGATTGAAATCACAAACTCTTTTTACATTATCTTcactaattttataagttgaaAAGAACTAAGACTAACAAATGATTGTTAAGCTTATGATTTAGTTTATACGCATGgggaataagaaaaatatttggaagTGATTTTATAAATCTATGTTTAAAGGTGGGTTTCTTGTAAATCGTTAACAGTAAATTATGCAGATAAGATTGTTATGTTAATATAAGTAATACACTCGGGAACCACCCATTAATTGGGTGGTAAtcaactttctttctttttttatttgaattaagaAATAACATTCGGTCAACTCTAGACTCAAACATATAAGGTGGTGCTGtttaataaagagaaaaaatttataatttaatattagaaaaaaagtaaattcaaGACAAGTAATGATATGTGTAAACTACAAGAATGGGATAAATGTGGATATTATCATTTCCTTACTTTTGATCTCCTTAATAAGACAGACAACAATGTCCTCAATTCAGTAACattctataaaaattttaccttTTACGCTCCGCACGTGCATGACACACGTGCGACATGCGGCCAGTATGTGGCAGAAAGTTTCATACTTGGGCTTCCACTTTAGCTGCTTATTTCACATTCCTAGCAGTCCTCACCACGACACACTCGTTTGTCTACATGGAAAATCTAGtagtttaattttgtgaagcCAAAAAAGCACTTAGAATTTTTGGCTTCTACTGCTTTTGGCCTTATGTGTGTTTTGGTCCAACTTCATGTCCCAtgaatgggaaaaaaattaaaaataagggcAAAAAAGAATGACTGAAAGGAAagtaaacagaaaaaaaaaaaagtgcttcAATTTTCGCTTATAAGAAGTAGAATGATCCTCCCATAAACATCCCCACTTTCTGCTTTACTTCTCTTTGTGCTAAAAGGAAAATGGAGGAACAATGCAGCCCTCTTAGCTGGGGATACTGCTACCAAGATGAGGTATGTATGCATGTACGTATGGGGTATGGCAGAagcagcttttttttttcaagagtgctttttctgtttcttcttGTAGACGCTAATATTGTtggctttttaaattttatcacagGGAAGTGAAGAGTTGAAGTATTCTTTCTTGTACACTTTGGAGCTAGAGAGTACAATTGTATCTGCAAAAGAGGAAATTGCAAAAAGAGAAGTTGAGGTGATTTGTTTGAAAGATGCGCTGAATAGGACTTTCAAAGAAAGAGACGAAGCTCAAGCAAAATGCCAAAAGTTAATGCTGGAGAATCTCTTGCTCCAACAGCAGCTTCaaaagcagcagcagcagccgcAAGAAGCTGCTGCCAGTACCGAAGATGAATCAAAACCGGCTGCTGACCCCAAGAAGAACTTTTCAGTCTCAATCTCCTCCTCGGCTGATTGTAATAACAAAGACATTAATGTTGCGACTTCACTCACAAGTCCAAAACCCCAACCACCACTATTACTTCAACCACAAGCAGCATTGAGTTCAGCAGCTGAGAAGCCACTGCCGGAGAAAGGCAGGCTCTTGAAAGCAGTAATGGAAGCCGGCCCGCTGCTGCAGACCCTTCTGCTGGCTGGACCTTTGCCTCAATGGCAGCACCCTCCTCCCAAGCTCGACTCCATTGAGATACCACCGGTTTCCATTTCTTCCTCGTCGCCGCGCCTCTCAAATCAGGCCTCATTCAACAGCATCAACAGTTGTTTCAGCAACAAAAGGGGCTTTGATCAGCTCAACGAGGACTCTGACCATTCTTCACCCATTTCCAAGTACCAGAAGCTTGTAGCCCTCCATTAATTAACctaaacttaattaattagtactCAATTAGTCCATCCTCTTCATACtgtattagaaattaaattaagtgcTTACTACTAATCAGAATGAATTGGATGGCTTCTTATTTAGGATTAATTGAAGCTCTAGACCTAATTAACAACGTATTATGTACTACATTTTGAATCAAATGTGAAATGGGGTTGAAAATTTCTACAATGTCGttaaatatttctcattttcaatagtataatttttttcatacgGTCATAGTTTTGCTTTTTCTGCTTTTTCTgcttttgcctttttcttgtttttctttttttttttcggttgcATGAAAGTAGATTAATGATAAGCATATATGACCAAGATCACAAATATCTTTTTTGCTTTCCTTGGAGAGGGTTACCTACCACTCATGTTCATGTCTGCCATTGAAATCCAAGAGCTTTGATTAGATTGGATTTCACAATCATGGCTAATAATTCATTGGAGCTACCATAAAATGTTCATCATCGTAATTGGAGTTCAATTTTGGTCTTGAAATTTACTCAGAACATTTTTCAGGTTTTAATTCTTCACAGCAAGTCATTTTCAACGGTTTTGCTTTACACCACTAATGAAACAAGTCAATAGAAattgaaaacttttttttcacaaGTGCTTTTTTGGGTAGCCAATTTCATGGCTTGCACATGCCGGTGAGCTCAAGATTCACCCATTATGGTCCCACGCGGCAAAAACCCTTTTAGGGCGACCAATTGATTCGTATAAATCACTTTGATAGGTGATCTAAATTAGACCTTAAGTTTGCAAGATCTCTTAATGGGGATTGGCTACAATTTTAGTCCCATACATATGATATTTGAAACGTGATATGTCAcatttcttatatttaattaaacacatATGCAGActcatgattttaaaattataagctCTTTTTGatatcaattgttttttttttttattaacgaAAGGTGAAAATGATAGGAACATGTTTGGTAAGATATTTTGTCAAGGTGACTcgttttaaaaattgaattatgaCATTTCCTTTGTCAGTGATTTGTACTGTCATATTCatgtaaattttcataatttagtaaattattttgttacatcaTCCAACCGTCCAATAAGGGGTGATAATTTGACTTTGGCATATTATGTTCATGTCTTGACTCATTCATGTTGTGTCAAATTCAGACTACGTGGGTAATGATCAGTTTAATAATTACGGCATGAGTTAGCATAACAGGaataactgaaaaaataaCTTTGTCTATCATAAAATTGTCGAAtgtgtaaaattttttaactcaaattgGTTGTGTCATCTTAGGTCAACTCAATGAACTTATAAATTTCGTGTCGGTTTCATAGATCGCGtcacaaatgaaattttttttgtagcattatgaaataaatttcttaattctcaaaattattacaattactactacatacaaaaaaaaaataataaatcagaaatttggattataatttataaacagGATCAGCTACCAACCGGGGCTTACTCAGTCAAGCACGCttgaaatttagataaaattttatcttttagcgCGAAACATGCTCTCCGTATTCTTGCATTAGCTGTTCAAGGGACTTGATTGATTGGCATAATACAAAAACACAAAACTTAATCAGTTTTTTTGGCtgactattaaaaaaaataaaaataaaataaaaatcaaatgaatattttaatcatttatttcaCACCTGTTATGCCAATGCCCAATGGGTCGTATTATGATTCCCCTTGAAACACGTAATTTCTCTTAGTTTGAGATTAATGGGTTGGGCTAGTTCATTTGTGGATAAGGTGccctttctttgtttttcaaaagattGGGCCCAACATGGGCCGAATGACTCACGATAAGAAAACGAAAATCTTTTAGAATGGCCCTGCTGACACCATTTTTacgttttttattttctccctCAAGACTCTCACTCACAGAACCCCTTTTTATCTATTCTTATATTTTCACTCTTAGTTAGCAAGGCACAGTCTCTCTCCAATTTTACTCGACTTACTCAATTTACTTGACTATTTCACCTTGCTCGATTTCCCAACTCAACTCGCCTTTCTCAACCTTATTCAGActgtgtttttcttatttgtctggagaaaaaaaaaaacataaaaaagaatagaTAAGTGCATgcaaaaatgtttttattatgataagaAATATTAGAAAACTAGAAATACCCTTTAAAAGAGATATTggtaagttgt contains these protein-coding regions:
- the LOC102625934 gene encoding SHUGOSHIN 2 isoform X2, which translates into the protein MEGLKVLGTENRIDGKAKGEKRAKGSKIGSSPRKRLGDISNMQQLPKPSNQEAKPQQTFSVVTSDYIDKLHKENMTLMKVLTDRNKIIELSGIELQKLRINLQKVQQQNLLLAQANSQMLAELNSGKDKLKALQHELGCKNALVKARKFVLEGKAITVTCATSENQVLADKQDEAGKFIEEQEVDNKRSNTRRRGRPSKNKSLDSSTVKAVQAGEKIDNKRPCLRRRSAKFNSEEAESTEERLCLRKQSARIKSEEAEPIDERLSSRRKSASFQYEEPEQTEKRVVRTRRQSARFKSEEPAPTEDLFEIDEAKFPASPLCDEQVHENGVTSSNLSVKTEQEEGNGAVKDETQGTTRYSGRPSRQAAVKVQSYKEIPLNAKMRRKE
- the LOC102625934 gene encoding SHUGOSHIN 2 isoform X1, which encodes MEGLKVLGTENRIGMSDGKAKGEKRAKGSKIGSSPRKRLGDISNMQQLPKPSNQEAKPQQTFSVVTSDYIDKLHKENMTLMKVLTDRNKIIELSGIELQKLRINLQKVQQQNLLLAQANSQMLAELNSGKDKLKALQHELGCKNALVKARKFVLEGKAITVTCATSENQVLADKQDEAGKFIEEQEVDNKRSNTRRRGRPSKNKSLDSSTVKAVQAGEKIDNKRPCLRRRSAKFNSEEAESTEERLCLRKQSARIKSEEAEPIDERLSSRRKSASFQYEEPEQTEKRVVRTRRQSARFKSEEPAPTEDLFEIDEAKFPASPLCDEQVHENGVTSSNLSVKTEQEEGNGAVKDETQGTTRYSGRPSRQAAVKVQSYKEIPLNAKMRRKE
- the LOC102625934 gene encoding SHUGOSHIN 2 isoform X3, translating into MEGLKVLGTENRIGMSDGKAKGEKRAKGSKIGSSPRKRLGDISNMQQLPKPSNQEAKPQQTFSVVTSDYIDKLHKENMTLMKVLTDRNKIIELSGIELQKLRINLQKVQQQNLLLAQANSQMLAELNSGKDKLKALQHELGCKNALVKARKFVLEGKAITVTCATSENQVLADKQDEAGKFIEEQEVDNKRSNTRRRGRPSKNKSLDSSTVKAVQAGEKIDNKRPCLRRRSAKFNSEEAESTEERLCLRKQSARIKSEEAEPIDERVVRTRRQSARFKSEEPAPTEDLFEIDEAKFPASPLCDEQVHENGVTSSNLSVKTEQEEGNGAVKDETQGTTRYSGRPSRQAAVKVQSYKEIPLNAKMRRKE
- the LOC102625644 gene encoding uncharacterized protein LOC102625644 isoform X1, whose product is MEEQCSPLSWGYCYQDEVCMHGSEELKYSFLYTLELESTIVSAKEEIAKREVEVICLKDALNRTFKERDEAQAKCQKLMLENLLLQQQLQKQQQQPQEAAASTEDESKPAADPKKNFSVSISSSADCNNKDINVATSLTSPKPQPPLLLQPQAALSSAAEKPLPEKGRLLKAVMEAGPLLQTLLLAGPLPQWQHPPPKLDSIEIPPVSISSSSPRLSNQASFNSINSCFSNKRGFDQLNEDSDHSSPISKYQKLVALH
- the LOC102625644 gene encoding uncharacterized protein LOC102625644 isoform X2 codes for the protein MEEQCSPLSWGYCYQDEGSEELKYSFLYTLELESTIVSAKEEIAKREVEVICLKDALNRTFKERDEAQAKCQKLMLENLLLQQQLQKQQQQPQEAAASTEDESKPAADPKKNFSVSISSSADCNNKDINVATSLTSPKPQPPLLLQPQAALSSAAEKPLPEKGRLLKAVMEAGPLLQTLLLAGPLPQWQHPPPKLDSIEIPPVSISSSSPRLSNQASFNSINSCFSNKRGFDQLNEDSDHSSPISKYQKLVALH